In a single window of the Pseudodesulfovibrio profundus genome:
- a CDS encoding DUF3150 domain-containing protein, whose amino-acid sequence MDTHTDITVLDNLMALNLDVNIWTARKKLTPADFGGADLPPEELASLGSKKICNPQELRIFGTLKARAVNLLDRTGVRFLGGWAIPEDKADDIVSELTVIRDDFLAAKEQFLNRYDEAVRDWISQHPGWESLIGSSTVSADYVRSRIGFKWQLFKLLPPTDDAVHQGLQDEVKDLGGTLFDEVAKAATDTWKRCFEGKDKVTHKALSPLRSIHSKLSGLSFVEPRVVPVVDLLDTTFNRVPARGYIHGSVLVLLQGVVSLLRDPVTLIAHGQKILDGQDAADILSGLVADTIPVVTGEIPLDTTDFVPEPVHEHQIDSHGLW is encoded by the coding sequence ATGGATACCCATACGGACATCACTGTGCTCGACAATTTGATGGCCTTAAATCTGGATGTAAACATCTGGACTGCTCGGAAGAAGCTGACACCGGCAGATTTTGGTGGTGCTGATTTGCCGCCTGAAGAGCTTGCTTCTCTTGGCAGCAAGAAGATCTGCAACCCTCAGGAGCTACGTATCTTCGGTACGCTCAAAGCGCGTGCAGTCAACCTGCTGGATAGAACCGGTGTTCGCTTCCTCGGTGGATGGGCCATTCCTGAAGATAAGGCTGATGACATTGTGTCTGAGCTGACCGTGATTCGAGATGACTTCCTGGCTGCAAAGGAACAGTTCCTCAATCGTTATGACGAGGCTGTGCGGGACTGGATCTCACAGCATCCTGGTTGGGAGAGTTTGATCGGTAGTTCTACCGTCAGTGCGGATTATGTGCGTAGTCGTATCGGCTTCAAGTGGCAGTTGTTCAAGCTGTTACCTCCAACCGATGATGCCGTACACCAGGGGTTGCAGGATGAAGTCAAAGACCTTGGTGGGACTCTCTTCGATGAGGTGGCTAAAGCCGCTACCGACACATGGAAGAGGTGCTTTGAAGGGAAAGACAAGGTGACGCATAAGGCGTTGTCTCCTTTGCGTTCCATCCACTCCAAGTTGTCTGGCCTGAGCTTCGTAGAACCTCGTGTTGTGCCGGTTGTGGACTTACTGGATACGACATTCAACCGTGTGCCTGCTCGCGGGTACATCCATGGCAGCGTATTGGTTCTGTTGCAAGGCGTGGTCTCGCTCCTACGTGATCCTGTGACGCTAATTGCCCATGGTCAGAAAATCCTGGACGGTCAGGATGCAGCCGACATCTTGTCTGGCCTGGTTGCGGATACGATCCCGGTTGTGACTGGTGAAATACCTTTGGACACCACTGACTTTGTTCCTGAACCGGTGCACGAGCATCAGATAGACAGCCACGGGTTGTGGTGA
- a CDS encoding IS3 family transposase (programmed frameshift), whose protein sequence is MSKTRKRFSAEFKARVALDALSGEHTLSELASKYGVHPNQVSQWKKQAKEGIVASFSGKAVGRQDNGAQIKELHAKIGQLTVEKDFLQQAFQNLSCERRREVVDKTHPELSIRRQCRILKLYRSTYYYEPIGESPANLALMRRIDELFMELPFFGSRQMRNTLRDEGQRVGRERVRRLMRKMGLMAIYQKPKTSHPHPQHKTYPYLLRHKAITKPNQVWCADITYIPMTRGFLYLVAVMDWHSRAVLSWRLSNTMDADFCVSALEEALNRYGVPEIFNTDQGSQFTSYEFTRTLREAGIRISMDGRGRWMDNVMIERLWRSLKYECAYLREMGTGSELRQALAWWFDFYNNRRPHFAFDGKKPMEIYQNRSRPEGVPPLAWNERAA, encoded by the exons ATGTCCAAGACGAGAAAACGTTTCAGCGCGGAATTCAAAGCCCGAGTCGCCCTGGATGCCCTGTCCGGGGAACACACCCTGTCGGAACTCGCCAGCAAGTACGGCGTACACCCCAATCAGGTTTCCCAGTGGAAGAAGCAGGCCAAGGAAGGGATCGTGGCGTCCTTTTCAGGCAAGGCCGTCGGCCGTCAGGATAACGGGGCCCAGATCAAGGAGCTTCACGCCAAGATTGGCCAGCTCACGGTGGAGAAGGATTTTTTGCAACAAGCCTTC CAAAATTTGAGCTGTGAGCGAAGGCGAGAGGTGGTCGACAAGACTCACCCCGAGCTCAGTATCCGGCGGCAATGCCGAATTCTCAAGCTGTACCGATCGACGTACTACTACGAACCGATCGGCGAATCTCCGGCCAACCTGGCCCTTATGCGCCGAATCGATGAGTTGTTTATGGAGCTGCCGTTTTTCGGTTCCAGACAGATGCGTAATACCCTACGAGACGAAGGGCAAAGGGTCGGTCGTGAACGGGTACGACGTCTGATGCGTAAAATGGGCCTGATGGCGATTTACCAAAAGCCAAAGACAAGCCATCCGCATCCGCAACATAAGACGTATCCGTATTTGCTGCGGCACAAGGCGATTACGAAGCCCAATCAGGTTTGGTGTGCCGACATCACGTATATCCCCATGACACGCGGCTTCTTATACCTTGTGGCGGTCATGGACTGGCACAGTCGGGCCGTCCTGTCGTGGAGGCTCTCAAACACGATGGATGCTGATTTCTGCGTGTCTGCCTTGGAAGAAGCCCTGAATCGTTATGGGGTGCCGGAAATCTTCAACACCGACCAGGGATCACAGTTCACCAGCTACGAGTTCACACGGACGCTCAGAGAGGCTGGAATTCGTATCTCCATGGACGGTCGAGGCCGATGGATGGATAATGTGATGATCGAGCGTCTGTGGCGTTCGTTGAAATATGAATGTGCTTACCTGCGTGAGATGGGAACCGGAAGCGAACTGCGGCAAGCCTTGGCTTGGTGGTTCGATTTCTACAACAATCGACGTCCGCATTTTGCTTTTGACGGCAAGAAGCCGATGGAGATATATCAGAACCGTTCCAGGCCAGAGGGGGTACCCCCTCTGGCCTGGAACGAAAGAGCGGCGTAG
- a CDS encoding CopG family ribbon-helix-helix protein: MQETIRARVDTALKNKFEAIAKREGKNSSHLLREFMADFVAEHEEQAKRREETLLAIESIEAGRFVEGDEVFAWMDSWGTEAETDAPECE; encoded by the coding sequence ATGCAAGAAACAATTCGGGCGAGGGTCGATACCGCCCTCAAGAACAAGTTTGAAGCCATAGCCAAACGCGAAGGCAAAAATTCAAGTCATCTCCTGCGGGAGTTCATGGCTGACTTTGTGGCCGAGCATGAGGAGCAGGCGAAACGTCGCGAAGAAACTCTGTTGGCCATCGAAAGCATAGAGGCTGGGAGGTTCGTCGAAGGCGACGAGGTCTTTGCTTGGATGGACAGCTGGGGAACTGAAGCAGAAACGGATGCTCCGGAATGCGAATAA
- a CDS encoding DUF2326 domain-containing protein gives MQLIKFQLFSGDKLIRDIPFKKGLNIITNQDAAGNQIGKSTALRAIDFCLGGDIHQLWTDPETKAANKDVKQFLTSGNVVFHLVVSINGYQSTITRCATLKGRQIRILSTIDGTEYTTDTSFQQVLPSTLGHTVARPTFKQIKRRFFRVFKKSSNQTLKYLHSYTSDDEYRFVNLYLFGFDGEDKLQKEYKLNKRLSDIQSRRKAILNARHLAHYEKQLASIDKEIQILSEKEEAIDITGVQESVIQKLQEVRSKIANLSSSVSYLEIRLVYYKKTIDEYENKVQQVDTQTIRNIYEEAKALIPDLSKSFEETVAFHNSMLESKARYVKDQVEKIEKELTTQRLELRAHLKNEERLVKEVAAAGQLDGFILIEKAIQEQREKRGQVNFVVLEVKRIDSESEHLDSELKRLRAINEELENSFNNKIAVFNKEYTPLAQNVFGVPLKLEKESSDDGKITFSIQKEDEISGDGAPRAAAMTFELALVKYSQETNSKLPQFTMQDYIEAVDDDKIEKLFNFANKNKAQTIVAVLSYKLHPLGEKFCDSNTVLTLSQADKFFKV, from the coding sequence ATGCAGCTAATTAAGTTCCAGTTGTTTAGCGGTGACAAGCTAATCCGAGACATTCCTTTCAAGAAAGGACTAAACATCATCACCAACCAAGATGCTGCTGGAAATCAGATTGGGAAAAGCACAGCATTGCGTGCCATTGATTTTTGCCTTGGTGGTGACATCCATCAGCTTTGGACAGACCCTGAGACAAAAGCGGCAAACAAGGATGTAAAGCAATTTTTGACATCTGGAAATGTAGTCTTTCATTTAGTGGTTTCCATCAACGGCTATCAAAGCACGATAACCCGCTGTGCAACTCTAAAAGGACGGCAGATTAGAATCCTTAGCACCATTGATGGGACTGAATACACGACTGACACATCTTTTCAGCAAGTGCTACCGTCAACACTTGGCCACACTGTGGCACGTCCAACATTCAAACAAATTAAAAGACGTTTTTTTAGAGTTTTCAAAAAGAGCTCAAACCAAACACTCAAATACCTTCATTCATACACATCCGACGACGAATACCGTTTCGTCAACTTATACCTTTTCGGATTTGACGGTGAGGACAAACTCCAAAAAGAGTACAAGCTTAATAAACGCCTTTCAGACATTCAAAGCCGCCGGAAAGCTATACTCAACGCACGCCACCTCGCCCATTATGAAAAGCAACTCGCTAGCATAGACAAAGAGATTCAAATCCTTTCAGAGAAAGAAGAAGCGATTGATATCACTGGCGTTCAAGAATCTGTAATCCAAAAATTACAAGAGGTACGGTCGAAAATTGCCAACCTTTCATCCAGTGTCTCTTACCTAGAAATCAGATTAGTCTACTACAAAAAAACCATTGATGAATACGAAAACAAAGTCCAACAAGTAGACACACAGACTATAAGAAATATTTATGAAGAGGCCAAAGCTCTCATCCCAGACCTGTCAAAATCATTTGAAGAGACTGTCGCCTTTCACAATTCGATGCTTGAAAGCAAAGCCCGCTATGTAAAGGACCAAGTCGAAAAAATTGAAAAAGAACTTACGACTCAGCGACTCGAGCTAAGAGCACACCTAAAAAACGAGGAGAGACTGGTAAAAGAGGTCGCAGCAGCAGGTCAACTAGATGGCTTCATCTTGATCGAAAAAGCAATCCAAGAACAGCGAGAAAAACGGGGACAAGTTAATTTTGTAGTACTAGAAGTCAAACGTATTGATTCAGAATCAGAGCATCTCGATAGTGAACTGAAAAGGCTTCGAGCAATCAATGAAGAACTTGAGAACTCATTTAACAACAAGATTGCAGTCTTCAACAAGGAGTACACACCCCTTGCCCAAAATGTTTTTGGTGTCCCCCTCAAGCTTGAAAAGGAATCCAGTGATGACGGAAAAATCACTTTCAGTATTCAAAAGGAAGATGAAATTTCAGGTGATGGCGCACCTCGCGCCGCTGCAATGACTTTTGAGTTAGCGTTGGTGAAATACTCACAAGAAACAAACTCAAAACTTCCGCAATTCACAATGCAGGACTACATCGAAGCCGTTGATGACGACAAGATCGAAAAGCTTTTTAACTTTGCAAACAAGAACAAAGCGCAAACAATCGTGGCGGTTCTAAGCTACAAACTACATCCCTTAGGCGAAAAATTCTGTGACTCAAATACTGTTTTGACTCTTTCACAGGCTGACAAATTCTTCAAAGTATAG
- a CDS encoding AAA family ATPase — MTDILKELQSLQPIDHDAGEIFSGKKSKRKVRGFASASSFTPDLNSEYLFHDSSRDAVVWFMDSSDPLYVFGPAGSGKTSLIKQLAAKLNYPVFDITGHGRLEFPDMVGHLTVEDSNMSFQYGPLALAMKFGGLFLLNEIDLLDPATAAGLNGILDSDPLCIAENGGEVIKPHPLFRFAATANTNGGTDETGLYQGTLRQNLAFMDRFWLCKIGYPKPKDERELLHRKAPKLPKEVRTKMVEFANEIRKLFMGEADGNYRDTIEVTFSTRTLIRWADLTVRFQPLARQGIQPVTYALDRALGYRASSETRTILHELAQRIFPQENKE; from the coding sequence ATGACTGATATTCTCAAGGAACTGCAATCTTTGCAGCCAATCGATCATGACGCCGGTGAAATTTTCAGTGGCAAGAAGTCCAAACGCAAGGTCCGTGGATTTGCGTCCGCATCTTCGTTCACCCCTGACCTTAACTCTGAGTACCTGTTCCATGATTCCAGCCGAGACGCGGTCGTGTGGTTCATGGATTCGTCCGACCCGCTCTATGTGTTCGGCCCTGCTGGCAGTGGAAAGACCAGCCTTATCAAACAGCTTGCCGCCAAGCTCAATTACCCCGTCTTCGACATCACCGGACATGGGCGACTGGAGTTCCCGGATATGGTCGGCCATCTGACCGTGGAAGACTCGAACATGAGTTTTCAGTACGGGCCATTGGCCCTGGCTATGAAATTCGGAGGGCTCTTCCTCCTCAACGAGATCGACCTGCTCGACCCGGCGACTGCTGCTGGCCTCAACGGAATTCTGGACAGCGATCCGCTGTGCATCGCTGAGAATGGAGGTGAAGTGATAAAACCCCATCCATTGTTCCGATTTGCAGCCACAGCCAACACTAATGGAGGGACGGATGAAACCGGTCTCTATCAAGGCACACTTCGGCAGAACCTGGCTTTCATGGACCGCTTTTGGCTCTGTAAAATTGGCTATCCCAAGCCTAAAGATGAGCGAGAACTGCTACACCGAAAAGCTCCCAAACTCCCGAAAGAAGTACGGACCAAGATGGTTGAATTTGCCAATGAGATTCGCAAACTTTTCATGGGTGAAGCTGATGGCAATTACCGTGACACCATTGAAGTGACGTTCTCGACCCGTACCCTCATTCGGTGGGCAGACCTCACTGTCCGATTTCAACCTCTCGCAAGGCAAGGCATTCAGCCTGTGACTTACGCGCTTGATCGCGCTCTTGGCTATCGTGCAAGTTCCGAAACCCGGACCATTCTGCACGAACTGGCTCAACGCATATTCCCACAAGAAAACAAGGAGTAA
- a CDS encoding type II toxin-antitoxin system RelE/ParE family toxin: MRIRFSPESVQDLKRLHDFLAKHDVETASTTVLNLKAAINRFIEMPRIGRPLEDIENVREFVFGRYVVRYLVKDESVYILRLWHSKESR; encoded by the coding sequence ATGCGAATAAGGTTCTCGCCCGAGTCCGTTCAGGACTTGAAACGGCTCCACGACTTCCTGGCCAAGCATGACGTTGAGACAGCCAGCACGACTGTGCTCAACCTGAAGGCTGCCATCAACCGATTTATTGAAATGCCCCGTATCGGGCGACCTCTTGAGGATATCGAAAACGTCCGTGAATTCGTATTTGGTCGCTATGTAGTGCGCTACCTCGTGAAAGACGAGTCTGTGTATATTTTACGACTTTGGCATTCGAAAGAATCAAGATAA
- a CDS encoding IS3 family transposase (programmed frameshift), whose product MTKSNKRRKHSDKFKAKVALEAIRGVKTLAQLAAEYKVHPNQISTWKRQLLENAEGIFSGGKKAKSQEEVTAPLFEEIGRLKMDIKWLEKKLLSLPLEVRRQWIKPDREYSIRRQCKLAGISRSGFYYKPAAESDENLALMRLIDEQYLRQPDYGSPRMTDWLKTQGHQINHKRVERLMQLMGLQAITPGPHTSVPNPEHPVFPYLLKGVAIERKNQVWSADITYIPMQRGFLYLVAVIDWWSRFVLAWELSNSMDSSFCVDALSKALRISTPEMFNTDQGAQFTSREFTGVLQSKGIAISMDGKGRAIDNVFIERLWWTVKYEDVYPKAYSDGIELYHGLTRYFRYYNEERGHSSLDKRTPAAVYRGNLNVH is encoded by the exons ATGACAAAGAGCAACAAAAGACGGAAGCATTCGGATAAGTTCAAGGCCAAGGTCGCGCTGGAAGCTATCCGTGGCGTGAAAACGTTGGCGCAGTTGGCTGCGGAGTACAAAGTGCATCCCAACCAGATATCCACCTGGAAAAGGCAGCTCCTTGAAAATGCCGAAGGAATCTTTTCCGGTGGCAAGAAAGCCAAGAGCCAGGAGGAGGTCACCGCACCTTTGTTCGAGGAGATCGGTCGGCTCAAGATGGATATCAAGTGGCTTGAAAAAAAGTTGT TAAGCCTGCCGCTTGAGGTACGCCGCCAGTGGATCAAACCGGATCGGGAGTATTCCATCCGGCGGCAATGCAAGTTGGCAGGCATTTCCCGCTCGGGGTTTTACTACAAACCTGCAGCCGAGTCCGATGAGAACTTGGCCTTGATGCGTCTCATCGACGAGCAGTATCTGCGTCAGCCGGATTACGGCTCGCCGCGCATGACGGATTGGCTGAAGACACAAGGCCATCAGATCAACCACAAGCGAGTTGAGCGACTGATGCAGCTGATGGGCTTGCAAGCGATTACTCCAGGGCCGCATACGAGTGTCCCCAACCCGGAGCATCCCGTGTTTCCTTATCTGCTGAAAGGAGTTGCCATTGAGCGAAAGAATCAAGTCTGGAGTGCTGACATCACCTACATCCCCATGCAGCGCGGCTTTCTGTATCTGGTGGCAGTGATTGACTGGTGGAGCCGATTCGTATTGGCTTGGGAACTGTCAAATTCCATGGACAGTTCGTTTTGCGTGGACGCACTGAGCAAGGCATTGCGCATCTCCACGCCAGAGATGTTCAATACGGACCAGGGAGCGCAATTCACGAGCCGTGAATTTACCGGCGTTTTGCAGAGCAAGGGCATTGCAATCAGCATGGACGGCAAAGGCCGTGCAATCGACAACGTATTTATCGAGCGGTTGTGGTGGACGGTGAAATACGAGGATGTTTACCCCAAGGCGTATTCTGATGGAATCGAGCTATACCATGGGCTTACGCGCTATTTTCGGTATTACAACGAAGAGCGCGGACATTCGTCGTTGGACAAAAGAACTCCCGCTGCCGTATACAGAGGCAACCTGAATGTTCATTGA
- a CDS encoding ABC-three component system middle component 6, with amino-acid sequence MIIYNTQSPQKALYLVGANILATVQKHKISESSVQRLHEKYNEAYDSISFSYFMYALDWLFLLGSISMNNNGHIQICS; translated from the coding sequence ATGATTATATACAATACTCAGTCGCCACAAAAAGCATTGTATCTAGTCGGTGCAAACATACTGGCTACAGTTCAAAAACACAAAATCTCCGAATCTAGCGTACAGAGGCTTCATGAGAAGTATAATGAAGCATACGATAGCATCTCGTTCTCATATTTTATGTATGCACTCGACTGGCTCTTCCTTTTGGGAAGTATTTCTATGAACAATAACGGACATATCCAGATATGCAGCTAA
- a CDS encoding IS5 family transposase: protein MLLFLHPKEEGMAIRQKGPRLGDYFLGHRRTKTTFLDEINELIDWQPINAFLCKKIRRKANAVGNPAYPPLAMFKILLLQRWYNLSDPGVEQALLDRLSFVRFTGFSIEDDVPDETTICRFRNGLIRLKVLDSLLDMLNRQLEGQGLLVREGAVVDASVVESQRRPRKVIDVMPEDRSEDAEEQDGPVDCRVSYSDDEEAAWLRKRNRAYYGYKLHAATDSRDGFLLCGHITPANHSDTGEFERLVNGVGLDPGARVYADKGYCSGKNRDILFDRDLEDGTMDKTPRGGRLTDFEKTRNRDISSIRQIVERAFGTLKRGYAFFRSRYVGREKVEGEFHILAMAFNLKKAVRLARA, encoded by the coding sequence ATGCTATTATTTCTCCATCCAAAGGAGGAAGGCATGGCTATTCGGCAGAAAGGACCTCGGTTGGGTGATTACTTCCTGGGGCACCGCAGAACCAAGACCACATTTCTGGATGAGATCAACGAACTCATCGACTGGCAGCCCATCAACGCCTTTCTGTGCAAGAAGATCAGGCGCAAGGCCAACGCCGTGGGCAATCCCGCCTATCCGCCTCTGGCGATGTTCAAGATTCTGCTCTTGCAGCGTTGGTACAACCTGAGTGATCCGGGCGTGGAGCAGGCGCTGCTCGACCGGCTCTCCTTTGTCAGATTTACCGGTTTTTCCATCGAGGACGACGTGCCGGACGAGACCACCATATGCCGTTTCCGTAACGGTTTGATCCGCCTGAAGGTGCTGGACTCCTTGCTCGACATGCTTAACCGCCAGCTTGAAGGACAAGGGCTTCTTGTCCGTGAGGGAGCCGTGGTGGACGCCTCGGTAGTCGAGTCGCAGCGGCGGCCGCGCAAGGTTATCGACGTGATGCCTGAGGACCGTTCCGAGGACGCCGAAGAACAGGATGGGCCGGTGGACTGCCGGGTCAGCTATTCGGATGACGAGGAGGCGGCCTGGCTCCGCAAGAGAAATCGGGCCTATTACGGCTACAAGCTCCATGCCGCGACGGACAGTCGAGACGGGTTTCTGCTCTGTGGTCACATCACTCCCGCGAACCATTCGGACACGGGCGAATTCGAGCGGCTCGTGAATGGCGTCGGCCTTGATCCCGGCGCACGGGTTTATGCGGACAAGGGCTATTGCAGCGGGAAGAACCGGGACATTCTGTTTGATCGCGATTTGGAGGACGGAACCATGGACAAGACGCCTCGTGGCGGCAGGCTGACAGACTTCGAAAAGACCCGCAACCGTGACATCAGCAGCATTCGGCAAATAGTCGAGCGGGCCTTCGGCACACTCAAACGTGGCTACGCATTCTTTCGGTCCCGATACGTGGGTCGTGAGAAGGTGGAGGGAGAGTTCCACATCCTCGCCATGGCGTTCAATTTGAAAAAAGCTGTTCGACTGGCGCGAGCCTGA
- a CDS encoding SLATT domain-containing protein: MRKKLEALSNRVWSTEKSRYTAAERSRKKHQALVFAISFLSIFQVVIAISTICGYYIPFVGESKSEYLTLMASVIILVIANQDSLSKLLSHSDSYHRCANRLHRLQQAIAIELGNEAIDQEKVQDFADRYSEIIDCHDLNHLPVDYRKMISEYPDDFSTTRCARNYYRLMYFINIYMLPTVYCAAPFVVVLIAKKVISNS, from the coding sequence ATGCGAAAGAAACTTGAAGCACTGTCCAACAGAGTGTGGAGCACTGAAAAATCACGCTACACTGCGGCTGAAAGATCAAGAAAGAAGCACCAAGCCCTTGTCTTTGCTATTTCATTCCTATCAATTTTCCAGGTAGTTATCGCAATATCAACAATTTGTGGGTATTACATCCCCTTTGTTGGTGAAAGTAAGTCAGAATACTTAACCTTGATGGCATCTGTAATCATTCTCGTGATCGCCAACCAAGATTCCTTGAGCAAACTACTAAGCCATTCAGACAGCTACCATAGATGTGCCAATAGGCTCCACAGGCTGCAACAGGCAATTGCTATTGAACTAGGCAATGAGGCTATTGACCAAGAAAAAGTTCAGGACTTTGCTGATCGATACTCTGAGATAATAGACTGCCATGACCTTAACCACCTGCCTGTAGATTACAGAAAAATGATCTCAGAATACCCAGATGACTTTTCCACAACTCGCTGCGCTAGAAACTATTATCGGCTGATGTACTTTATTAATATTTACATGCTCCCAACAGTATACTGCGCTGCTCCATTTGTGGTTGTCCTGATAGCAAAAAAAGTAATCTCAAATTCATAA
- a CDS encoding IS3 family transposase (programmed frameshift), whose protein sequence is MTKSSKRRKHSDKFKAKVALEAIRGVKTLAQLAAEYKVHPNQISTWKRQLLENVDDIFSSGKKAKSQEEITAPLFEEIGRLKMDIKWLEKKLSLPLEVRRQWIKPDREYSIRRQCKLAGISRSGFYYKPVAESDENLALMRLIDEQYLRQPDYGSPRMTDWLRTQGHQVNHKRVERLMQMMGLQAITPGPHTSVPNPEHPVFPYLLKGVAIERKNQVWSADITYIPMQRGFLYLVAVIDWWSRFVLAWELSNSMDSSFCVDALNKALRISTPEVFNTDQGAQFTSREFTGVLQSKGIAISMDGKGRAIDNVFIERLWWTVKYEDIYPRAYCDGIELYHGLTRYFRYYNEERGHSSLDKRTPADVYRGNLNVH, encoded by the exons ATGACAAAGAGCAGCAAAAGACGGAAACATTCGGACAAGTTTAAGGCCAAGGTCGCACTTGAGGCGATTCGTGGCGTGAAGACGCTTGCGCAACTGGCTGCGGAGTACAAAGTGCACCCCAATCAGATTTCCACGTGGAAGCGGCAGCTCCTTGAGAATGTCGATGACATCTTTTCCAGTGGCAAGAAAGCCAAAAGCCAGGAGGAGATAACCGCACCGTTATTTGAGGAGATCGGTCGGCTCAAGATGGACATCAAGTGGCTTGAAAAAAAGTTG AGCCTGCCGCTTGAGGTGCGCCGCCAGTGGATCAAACCAGATCGGGAGTATTCCATCCGGCGGCAATGCAAGTTGGCAGGCATTTCCCGTTCGGGATTTTACTACAAGCCTGTAGCCGAATCCGATGAAAATTTGGCCCTGATGCGTCTGATCGACGAGCAGTACCTGCGTCAGCCTGATTACGGCTCGCCGCGCATGACAGATTGGCTGAGGACACAAGGGCATCAGGTCAACCACAAGCGGGTTGAGCGACTGATGCAGATGATGGGCTTGCAGGCCATTACTCCAGGGCCGCATACGAGTGTCCCCAACCCGGAGCATCCCGTGTTTCCTTATCTGCTGAAAGGAGTTGCCATTGAACGAAAAAATCAAGTCTGGAGCGCTGATATCACCTACATCCCCATGCAGCGCGGCTTTCTGTACCTGGTGGCAGTGATAGACTGGTGGAGCCGCTTCGTGCTGGCTTGGGAGCTATCGAACTCGATGGATAGTTCTTTCTGCGTGGATGCGCTCAACAAGGCTTTGCGCATCTCTACGCCGGAGGTGTTCAACACGGACCAGGGAGCGCAGTTCACGAGTCGTGAATTTACCGGAGTTCTGCAGAGCAAGGGAATTGCAATCAGCATGGACGGCAAAGGTCGCGCAATCGACAACGTCTTCATTGAGCGGCTGTGGTGGACGGTGAAATATGAGGATATTTACCCCAGGGCGTACTGTGATGGGATCGAGCTATACCATGGGCTTACGCGCTATTTTCGGTACTACAACGAGGAGCGCGGTCATTCGTCGTTGGACAAAAGAACTCCCGCTGACGTATACAGGGGCAACTTGAATGTTCATTGA
- the rplM gene encoding 50S ribosomal protein L13, with the protein MNTYSPKPEDANHEWFIVDATDKILGRLATEITTRLRGKHKPEFAPHMDMGDFIVVINAEKIKVTGQKLDSKMYYKHSNHPGGLKEKTLREMLDKKPENVITAAVKGMLPKNKLATQQLKKLKVYAGSEHPHAAQAPKPLEF; encoded by the coding sequence ATGAATACATATAGCCCGAAGCCGGAAGACGCGAACCACGAATGGTTCATCGTCGACGCCACGGACAAAATCCTGGGTCGCCTCGCCACCGAGATCACTACTCGTCTGCGCGGCAAGCACAAACCTGAATTCGCCCCCCACATGGACATGGGTGATTTCATTGTTGTCATCAATGCCGAGAAAATCAAGGTCACCGGCCAGAAGCTCGACAGCAAGATGTACTACAAGCACTCCAACCATCCCGGCGGTCTCAAGGAAAAGACTCTGCGCGAGATGCTGGACAAGAAGCCTGAGAATGTCATCACAGCCGCCGTCAAGGGCATGCTGCCCAAGAACAAGCTGGCCACTCAGCAGTTGAAGAAGCTGAAGGTCTATGCTGGCAGCGAGCACCCGCACGCAGCCCAGGCTCCCAAACCTCTGGAATTTTAA
- a CDS encoding ERF family protein: MNACSDALLQHGIWLTQYPVSVEANQLGLVTKIVHAETGQWQASLLTMPLPKNDPQGYGSAMTYARRYGLSALIGIVTESDDDGEMASHQRESYNSSFSPRSHGMNSDDSQPKSVAVGSGTGMVNLPRLDGVQYRKGTASDGKQCVLATGDTHAKKEFLRKAGFRWDGNRKVWWRYADAA; the protein is encoded by the coding sequence ATGAATGCCTGCAGTGATGCTCTGCTTCAGCACGGCATCTGGCTGACCCAGTACCCGGTATCGGTCGAGGCGAACCAGCTTGGGCTGGTGACCAAAATCGTCCATGCTGAGACAGGACAATGGCAGGCATCATTGTTAACCATGCCGCTGCCGAAGAATGATCCCCAAGGATATGGCTCGGCCATGACCTATGCTCGTCGATATGGATTGTCGGCTTTGATAGGGATTGTGACCGAAAGTGATGATGATGGCGAAATGGCATCTCATCAAAGAGAATCGTACAACTCCTCATTTTCACCCCGTAGCCACGGGATGAATTCGGACGATTCACAGCCGAAATCGGTTGCCGTGGGTAGTGGTACTGGTATGGTTAATCTGCCTCGTCTTGATGGCGTACAGTATCGAAAAGGTACAGCCAGTGACGGCAAGCAATGCGTGCTTGCGACCGGTGATACCCACGCGAAGAAAGAATTCCTGCGTAAAGCCGGATTCCGCTGGGATGGCAATCGTAAGGTCTGGTGGAGGTATGCCGATGCAGCCTGA